Proteins encoded by one window of Thermobaculum terrenum ATCC BAA-798:
- the thrS gene encoding threonine--tRNA ligase — MSTKAKDAEQLAYHGAEMESGSLLSTMRHSAAHVMAAAVLQMFPDAKFGIGPAIENGFYYDFELPRPITPEDFPEIEERMRQLIEEDHPFIREEISRQQAKEMFRDQPYKLEIIDDLPEDAVISIYKMAHFTDLCRGPHVESTGKIGPFKLLSVASAYWRGDEKRPQLQRIYGTAFPTQEELDDYLWRLEEAKRRDHRKIGRDLELFMISDEVGPGLVLWLPNGSIIRRELENFIVKAEAREGYQHVYTPHIAKLGLYKTSGHWQHYRDAMFPPMVLEDGEEYELRPMTCPHHIMIYKHSLRSYRDLPLRIAELGTVYRYEKSGELTGMSRVRGFTINDAHIFCRPDQLKEEFIRVIQLMHEVYRAVGFHDYVYRLSLRDPSDKEKYVEGDEMWNNAENAIRQALDELGADYVEAEGEAAFYGPKLDVMVRDVLGREFAASTNQLDFYLPERFDLEYIDADGERRRPVMIHRAPIGSMERFFAFLTEQHAGAFPVWLSPVQVVVIPIADRHIPYAEEVASAFSRHNVRVNVDARNERMNAKIRDAQMQKIPYMLIVGDREAQAGTVAVRKRSGEDLKGQPVQDVVQMVLDDIREYK, encoded by the coding sequence ATGAGCACGAAGGCTAAAGATGCCGAACAGCTGGCTTATCATGGAGCGGAGATGGAGTCTGGCTCCTTGCTCTCGACTATGCGTCATTCCGCTGCCCACGTTATGGCAGCCGCGGTGCTGCAGATGTTTCCTGACGCTAAGTTTGGTATCGGCCCCGCGATAGAGAATGGGTTTTATTATGATTTTGAGTTACCACGTCCGATAACCCCAGAAGATTTCCCTGAAATAGAGGAAAGGATGCGCCAGCTAATAGAGGAGGATCATCCTTTTATAAGAGAGGAGATCTCTCGTCAACAAGCCAAGGAAATGTTCAGGGATCAACCCTACAAGCTGGAGATCATAGATGATCTTCCAGAAGATGCCGTTATTAGTATTTATAAAATGGCGCATTTCACTGATCTATGTAGGGGCCCTCATGTCGAGTCAACAGGTAAAATAGGTCCTTTCAAGCTGCTTAGCGTTGCCTCCGCCTATTGGAGAGGAGATGAGAAGAGGCCGCAACTACAAAGAATCTATGGAACAGCTTTTCCCACACAAGAGGAGCTTGACGATTACCTGTGGCGCTTAGAAGAAGCCAAGCGTCGAGACCACAGAAAGATAGGCAGGGACCTAGAGCTGTTTATGATAAGCGATGAAGTTGGCCCTGGGTTGGTGCTATGGCTCCCCAATGGGTCGATAATTCGCCGCGAGTTGGAGAACTTTATAGTCAAGGCCGAGGCAAGGGAAGGGTATCAGCACGTGTATACGCCTCACATTGCCAAGCTTGGCCTATACAAGACCAGTGGTCATTGGCAGCACTATAGGGACGCGATGTTTCCCCCGATGGTCCTTGAGGATGGCGAGGAGTATGAGCTACGACCGATGACATGTCCTCACCACATCATGATCTACAAGCACTCACTGAGGTCTTACCGAGATTTGCCACTGAGGATAGCTGAGCTCGGAACTGTCTACAGGTATGAGAAATCGGGTGAGCTCACAGGTATGTCTAGGGTTAGAGGGTTCACTATAAACGATGCTCATATCTTCTGTCGTCCCGATCAGCTCAAGGAGGAGTTTATAAGAGTAATCCAGCTGATGCATGAAGTGTATAGAGCCGTAGGTTTCCACGACTACGTATACAGACTCTCCCTCCGAGATCCGTCGGATAAAGAGAAGTATGTAGAGGGAGATGAGATGTGGAACAATGCAGAGAACGCTATTCGGCAGGCTCTGGATGAACTTGGGGCCGACTATGTGGAAGCTGAAGGCGAGGCTGCATTTTACGGTCCTAAACTAGATGTAATGGTCCGTGATGTTTTGGGTCGTGAGTTTGCTGCTTCCACAAACCAGCTGGACTTTTATCTCCCAGAAAGGTTTGATTTAGAGTATATAGATGCTGATGGCGAGCGCAGGCGTCCAGTTATGATCCACCGAGCTCCCATAGGTTCTATGGAGCGCTTCTTTGCTTTCCTGACAGAACAGCATGCTGGTGCTTTCCCTGTTTGGCTATCTCCAGTACAGGTAGTGGTAATACCTATAGCCGATAGACATATACCCTACGCTGAGGAGGTGGCAAGCGCTTTCTCCCGACATAACGTGCGCGTGAATGTGGATGCCCGCAATGAAAGGATGAATGCTAAGATCAGGGATGCTCAGATGCAGAAAATCCCCTATATGTTGATAGTTGGGGACAGGGAGGCTCAAGCCGGTACAGTTGCGGTTCGTAAGCGATCTGGAGAAGATCTAAAGGGGCAGCCTGTACAGGACGTTGTACAGATGGTTCTTGACGATATTCGAGAGTATAAGTGA
- a CDS encoding OsmC family peroxiredoxin: protein MATAQSKAHVDWSGDLLQGNGQVSVGSGSFGPLPISWRTRTERGGGGTSPEELIAAAHAGCYAMALSNTLAKHGSPPENLSVDATCNFEFGEGGARITSIDLNVTGRVPGLSEEEFKSIAEEAEKGCPVSNALRNNVDIRLNAQLA from the coding sequence ATGGCTACTGCGCAAAGTAAGGCTCATGTTGATTGGTCAGGGGATCTTCTGCAGGGTAATGGGCAGGTGAGTGTTGGAAGTGGCTCTTTTGGTCCACTACCAATAAGCTGGAGGACGCGTACTGAAAGGGGAGGTGGTGGTACCAGTCCCGAAGAGCTAATTGCTGCAGCACATGCCGGGTGCTATGCCATGGCGCTATCCAATACCTTGGCTAAGCATGGGTCACCTCCGGAAAACTTATCTGTGGATGCAACTTGTAACTTCGAGTTCGGGGAAGGTGGAGCTCGAATAACTAGTATAGACCTAAATGTGACGGGTAGAGTGCCTGGTTTGAGTGAGGAAGAGTTCAAATCTATTGCTGAAGAGGCAGAAAAAGGCTGTCCGGTGTCTAATGCTTTACGCAATAACGTTGATATAAGACTGAACGCTCAATTAGCCTAG
- a CDS encoding carbohydrate ABC transporter permease: MKPSTAPVFTYPPEWFPTKYWEWKTFRDALFEENFFIYTRNTVILVLLNVVGALFSCSMIAYAFARLKFRGKNLLFTILVATMLLPGPVLLIPQFLLFYRIGWYNTYFPLFVPAFTGNAFFIFLLRQYMKTLPIELDEAARIDGASYWGIYWRIILPLSIPALTVVAVFQFLATWNDFFGPLIYLDDPDKFTLALGLATMVRRVGTEWNEVMAANLVAVIPVLIVYFLAQNKLIGGIASVGLKG, encoded by the coding sequence TTGAAGCCTTCTACAGCGCCTGTGTTTACTTATCCTCCGGAATGGTTTCCTACTAAGTACTGGGAATGGAAGACATTTCGGGATGCCTTATTTGAAGAGAACTTCTTCATTTATACTCGTAACACAGTTATCCTTGTTCTGCTTAATGTGGTAGGTGCACTATTTTCTTGCTCAATGATTGCTTATGCCTTTGCAAGATTGAAGTTTAGAGGCAAAAATTTGTTATTTACAATCCTTGTAGCTACGATGTTGCTACCCGGCCCTGTATTGTTAATCCCACAATTTCTCTTGTTCTACAGGATAGGTTGGTATAACACGTACTTCCCATTGTTTGTGCCAGCGTTTACGGGAAATGCCTTTTTTATATTTCTGCTTAGACAATATATGAAGACCTTACCTATAGAACTTGATGAGGCTGCACGTATAGATGGTGCTAGTTACTGGGGAATATATTGGAGAATAATATTACCTTTATCTATACCAGCGCTTACTGTGGTAGCAGTTTTTCAGTTTCTTGCTACATGGAATGATTTTTTCGGTCCATTAATATATTTGGATGATCCAGACAAATTCACGCTAGCCCTTGGTCTGGCCACTATGGTAAGACGTGTTGGGACGGAATGGAATGAAGTTATGGCAGCTAACCTAGTGGCCGTAATACCTGTGCTTATAGTTTACTTTTTGGCGCAGAACAAACTGATAGGTGGCATAGCTTCTGTTGGCCTGAAGGGATAA
- a CDS encoding carbohydrate ABC transporter permease — protein MSKHSPLSAREEKAAYLFLTPWFIGLIFFLAVPLVWSLYISMTDKRLISAGGEHFIGLQNYMYMFTQDGYFYHSLYVTLKWLVLTTPLYLLAGLFISLLLNQKLPGIHLFRTILYIPAVLSGVAVAVLWLQLFNPELGAINYLLYRIGIDNPPYWLQDPRWAMPAVIIMGLWGVGGTAIIYLAGLQNIPPHLYEAASIDGAGSIAKFFYITLPMLSPTIFFLLVNAIIDSLLIFGPVFVLGGDGGPEDSLLFYMLYLYRRAFIQGLMGYATALAWVLTILGVILVFLMFRFERRFVFYEAAE, from the coding sequence ATGAGTAAGCATAGCCCTCTGTCTGCGCGTGAAGAAAAAGCAGCGTATTTGTTCCTTACGCCCTGGTTTATAGGTTTAATCTTCTTCCTTGCGGTCCCTCTAGTTTGGTCTTTGTATATAAGTATGACTGATAAGAGGTTGATTTCTGCAGGAGGTGAGCACTTTATAGGGCTTCAAAACTATATGTACATGTTTACCCAGGACGGATATTTTTACCACTCACTTTATGTGACCTTGAAGTGGTTAGTACTTACGACTCCTCTTTACTTATTAGCTGGTTTGTTTATCTCTTTACTTCTAAATCAGAAACTACCTGGTATCCATTTATTTAGAACTATTCTGTATATCCCAGCGGTTTTATCAGGAGTGGCTGTAGCCGTGTTGTGGCTACAGCTTTTTAACCCTGAGCTGGGAGCAATAAATTACTTGTTGTACAGGATTGGCATAGATAATCCACCTTACTGGCTGCAAGATCCAAGATGGGCTATGCCAGCTGTGATTATTATGGGACTATGGGGCGTGGGAGGAACAGCTATTATTTATCTAGCAGGATTGCAAAATATACCACCTCATTTGTATGAGGCGGCATCTATAGACGGTGCTGGTTCTATTGCTAAGTTCTTTTATATAACATTGCCTATGTTATCTCCTACCATCTTCTTTTTGTTGGTGAATGCAATTATAGATTCGTTACTCATATTTGGACCTGTGTTTGTCTTGGGTGGAGATGGTGGGCCTGAGGATTCGTTGCTTTTCTATATGCTTTATCTTTATAGAAGAGCTTTTATTCAGGGGCTAATGGGTTATGCTACGGCTTTGGCATGGGTACTAACTATTCTTGGCGTAATATTAGTTTTCTTGATGTTCAGGTTCGAGCGAAGGTTTGTTTTCTATGAAGCTGCAGAATAA
- a CDS encoding ABC transporter substrate-binding protein, with translation MSRINKMKIFSIIILLMLSISCGPGRESSGPPGVEQPTPTANVPAQEQTPVGFDISKVTPETKPTPIVRGAWKDYDGPTVTISVWMYPQDEDSLKAYKDAFEEKHPNIKIKYVVYPEDNYQTKINTALQAHKPPDVAVMENKAWMKAGKVVDLTPYYKQWGIFVNDFAQGGVARFTLEKGPSQGIFGVGDFLGGNIIVYNKDMFDEARVSYPPADKSLTWPQYAEICKKVAKPDPNPTKRIYGCSVPPWGFGIWQKWLFGPNGKRALGNMNSPEMIEAWNVGTELVREKYAPSGNVLQTLPNGEPDLFTQKRIAMTWTDFTFVKDYKAAGIDFGIAPWPVIRGSESFVDTWTAPWGTFTESEHQHAALTFLKFMATDAQRIRGTVSADPPLSFKVAEQMKWGQGDPLKEQYLQVLKVAAKAQPFVPPLPEGGYNPDDIYNKMTVQGVKDAKPLLDDAAKRTQPLLDKAWQEWEKIGR, from the coding sequence ATGTCTCGAATTAATAAAATGAAGATTTTTTCAATCATAATCCTGCTTATGTTATCTATATCATGCGGCCCAGGCAGAGAAAGTTCAGGTCCTCCTGGGGTGGAACAACCTACACCTACAGCGAATGTTCCTGCTCAGGAACAGACTCCAGTGGGGTTTGATATCAGCAAAGTTACACCTGAGACTAAACCCACTCCTATAGTAAGAGGGGCTTGGAAGGATTATGATGGACCAACAGTTACAATCTCTGTATGGATGTATCCTCAGGATGAAGACTCTTTGAAGGCTTATAAGGACGCCTTTGAAGAAAAGCACCCTAACATCAAGATCAAGTATGTAGTTTACCCGGAAGATAACTATCAAACAAAAATCAATACCGCTTTACAGGCGCATAAACCTCCGGATGTTGCTGTAATGGAAAATAAAGCTTGGATGAAAGCTGGTAAAGTAGTTGATCTAACTCCCTATTACAAGCAATGGGGTATATTTGTAAATGATTTTGCACAGGGTGGTGTTGCTAGATTTACTCTTGAAAAGGGACCATCCCAAGGTATTTTTGGAGTTGGAGATTTCTTGGGAGGCAACATAATTGTCTACAACAAGGACATGTTCGATGAGGCGAGAGTATCCTATCCTCCGGCTGATAAATCATTGACTTGGCCACAATACGCCGAGATATGTAAGAAAGTTGCCAAGCCTGATCCTAACCCAACTAAAAGGATATACGGATGTTCAGTTCCTCCTTGGGGATTTGGTATTTGGCAAAAGTGGCTATTTGGCCCTAATGGTAAACGTGCTTTGGGAAATATGAATTCTCCAGAAATGATTGAAGCTTGGAATGTGGGTACAGAGTTAGTTAGAGAGAAATATGCTCCTAGTGGTAATGTTCTTCAGACCTTGCCTAATGGGGAGCCAGACCTCTTTACACAAAAGAGAATAGCTATGACGTGGACGGATTTCACCTTTGTTAAGGATTACAAGGCAGCGGGGATCGACTTTGGAATAGCTCCGTGGCCAGTAATACGTGGTTCCGAATCCTTTGTCGACACATGGACGGCTCCATGGGGGACTTTTACTGAGTCAGAACATCAGCATGCTGCGCTAACGTTCCTCAAGTTTATGGCCACAGATGCTCAACGGATCAGAGGAACAGTCTCTGCAGATCCCCCGCTATCTTTTAAGGTAGCTGAGCAGATGAAGTGGGGACAAGGAGATCCCCTCAAAGAGCAGTACCTACAAGTGCTCAAAGTTGCAGCGAAGGCACAGCCTTTTGTTCCTCCATTGCCTGAGGGAGGTTATAACCCAGATGATATATACAACAAGATGACTGTTCAGGGAGTAAAAGATGCCAAGCCACTATTAGACGATGCTGCCAAGAGAACTCAACCTTTGCTTGATAAAGCATGGCAAGAGTGGGAAAAAATAGGGAGATAA
- a CDS encoding zinc-dependent alcohol dehydrogenase family protein, which translates to MRGVVLPGNRTVDLREFPTPQPGYGQVLVRMKASGICGSDIRAIYREWLGTGPEAYKGCIAGHEPCGIVEEVGPGVEHFSPGDRVVVYHIVGCGVCKDCRAGWMINCKAPYPYRAAYGWQRDGGHADFLLAEQRTLIKLPDNLTFVDGALAACGLGTGYQAILRAGVSGRDRVAVVGLGPVGLGILMLARASGAEVIGIDVIPERLEMAQKIGAEHTFLSGDNTAERIMDLTKGEGVEVVIDASGNPLGRHLCLEIAGEWGRVVFVGEGNTVSFEPSPLLIHKQLTLMGSWVCGLVQMEELLGFLSRKELHPEQIVTHKFPLEDADEAYRLFDSGKSGKVVITWD; encoded by the coding sequence ATGAGAGGGGTTGTTCTTCCAGGCAACAGAACCGTCGATCTAAGAGAATTCCCAACACCACAGCCAGGATATGGACAAGTGCTAGTAAGAATGAAGGCTTCGGGAATTTGTGGCAGCGATATTAGAGCTATCTACAGAGAATGGCTAGGCACAGGACCAGAAGCTTATAAAGGCTGTATAGCAGGACATGAACCATGTGGTATCGTGGAGGAAGTAGGCCCTGGAGTAGAGCACTTTAGCCCAGGAGACAGAGTGGTTGTCTACCACATCGTAGGTTGTGGAGTGTGCAAAGATTGCCGTGCAGGTTGGATGATAAACTGTAAAGCACCTTATCCCTACCGCGCAGCTTATGGATGGCAAAGAGACGGAGGCCATGCTGACTTCCTGTTGGCCGAACAAAGAACCCTCATAAAGCTGCCTGATAATCTTACATTCGTTGATGGTGCGTTAGCAGCGTGTGGTCTTGGAACAGGTTATCAGGCTATACTCCGAGCAGGTGTGTCTGGTAGGGACAGAGTAGCAGTGGTAGGGCTAGGACCTGTGGGTTTGGGAATACTGATGCTCGCTAGAGCTTCAGGAGCGGAGGTTATAGGTATAGATGTGATCCCAGAACGCTTGGAGATGGCACAAAAAATAGGCGCAGAACACACATTCCTCTCAGGAGATAACACTGCTGAGAGGATAATGGACCTCACCAAAGGGGAAGGGGTAGAGGTAGTAATAGATGCTTCCGGTAATCCACTTGGTAGGCATCTATGTCTTGAGATAGCAGGAGAGTGGGGTAGGGTAGTGTTTGTAGGGGAAGGTAATACAGTGTCATTCGAACCCAGCCCATTGTTGATCCATAAGCAACTTACTCTTATGGGCTCTTGGGTGTGCGGCTTGGTCCAGATGGAAGAACTACTAGGATTCCTTTCCAGAAAAGAGCTTCATCCCGAGCAAATAGTAACCCATAAGTTCCCTCTGGAAGATGCTGACGAAGCTTACAGGCTGTTTGACTCGGGCAAGTCAGGCAAAGTAGTGATTACTTGGGATTAG
- a CDS encoding DUF47 domain-containing protein: protein MVLARFLPNDERFFEYFRDAATNARDSAALLRDIVETNADIERKVRKLRDLEHIGDEITHQVFNALNSTFVTPIDREDIQRLTSELDEFVDYIEEAARRMYLYKVGAPTEISKLLVRVIDEQAEILANSIPLLESAKKRDTLLRNTVEIHRLENEGDDILNQAMAHIYDDVPDIPSLIKAIRWSELYQLLEDATDRAEDIANALEGIVLKNA, encoded by the coding sequence ATGGTACTTGCTCGATTCCTACCAAATGATGAGAGGTTTTTTGAATACTTCCGAGATGCTGCAACCAACGCCAGGGATTCAGCAGCTCTCCTGAGGGACATAGTAGAAACTAACGCAGATATAGAGAGAAAAGTCAGGAAGCTGCGCGATTTGGAGCATATTGGTGATGAGATTACCCACCAGGTGTTTAACGCCCTGAACAGTACTTTTGTAACGCCGATTGATAGAGAAGACATACAGAGACTAACCAGCGAACTGGATGAGTTCGTGGACTACATTGAAGAGGCTGCCCGCCGGATGTATCTGTATAAAGTGGGAGCCCCTACGGAGATCTCTAAACTGTTGGTCAGGGTGATAGATGAACAAGCAGAGATACTTGCTAATAGCATCCCACTTCTTGAAAGCGCTAAGAAGAGGGATACGTTACTTCGTAACACCGTAGAGATACACAGACTAGAAAACGAAGGCGACGACATATTGAACCAAGCAATGGCTCATATATACGATGATGTGCCAGATATACCTTCCTTGATAAAGGCCATACGATGGAGTGAGTTATACCAGCTGCTAGAGGATGCTACCGATAGGGCAGAAGACATAGCCAACGCTCTGGAGGGAATAGTACTAAAGAATGCCTGA
- a CDS encoding inorganic phosphate transporter, which yields MPDINSALILLGVIVLLGLAFDFINGFHDTANAIATSVATRVLSPRQAVIMAGVLNFVGALTGTAVAQTVGKGIIKPEHSTQLLVISALISAIIWDLITWWYGIPSSSSHALVFSIVGAGVASRGWQEIQFDGVNKVLTGLVASPALGFAVAFMVMAILLWLFARAKPQAISRIFGRLQVLSAAYMAYSHGSNDAQKTMGVITMAVASYYGWSGSEWAVPLWVILAAATAMALGTAAGGWRIIRTMGLKVVELRPIHGFAAETTAATVIEVASRLGIPVSTTHVISSSILGVGATRRLSAVKWGIAGRIVTAWIVTIPACIAIGWAVYEVLHLLTGAS from the coding sequence ATGCCTGATATAAACTCAGCTCTGATCTTGCTCGGAGTTATCGTACTTCTTGGCTTGGCATTCGATTTCATAAATGGTTTTCACGACACCGCTAATGCCATTGCAACATCGGTTGCTACCAGAGTGCTTAGTCCCAGACAGGCTGTTATTATGGCAGGAGTCCTTAATTTCGTAGGAGCTCTTACTGGTACAGCTGTTGCTCAGACTGTTGGCAAAGGGATTATCAAGCCAGAACATTCCACCCAACTGCTAGTAATATCAGCGCTGATTTCGGCCATTATCTGGGATCTTATAACCTGGTGGTATGGCATACCGTCTAGCTCCAGCCACGCGTTGGTATTCTCAATAGTAGGTGCTGGTGTAGCCTCGCGCGGCTGGCAGGAGATACAGTTTGACGGCGTGAACAAGGTACTTACAGGCCTTGTAGCTTCTCCAGCTCTAGGTTTTGCGGTGGCGTTCATGGTGATGGCCATACTACTATGGCTGTTCGCCAGAGCCAAGCCCCAAGCCATAAGCCGTATATTCGGTAGGCTACAGGTACTTTCGGCAGCCTATATGGCTTACAGTCATGGAAGCAATGACGCACAGAAGACTATGGGCGTAATCACCATGGCCGTCGCCAGCTATTATGGGTGGAGCGGGAGCGAATGGGCCGTACCTCTATGGGTTATCCTAGCTGCCGCTACTGCTATGGCCTTAGGTACTGCCGCTGGAGGTTGGCGTATTATCAGAACCATGGGGCTAAAGGTGGTGGAACTAAGGCCCATTCACGGCTTCGCAGCGGAAACTACAGCAGCTACAGTAATCGAAGTCGCAAGCCGCCTGGGGATACCTGTATCAACTACCCACGTCATTTCTAGCTCCATACTTGGAGTGGGAGCCACAAGGAGATTATCCGCAGTTAAGTGGGGGATAGCTGGCAGAATCGTGACAGCCTGGATAGTGACCATACCTGCCTGTATAGCAATTGGTTGGGCTGTATACGAAGTACTGCACCTTTTGACTGGAGCTTCGTAA
- a CDS encoding DUF3048 domain-containing protein produces MMKTHNLIYTTLVLLLIAFITACGSGSSANENSPTPTTPESSTLQSPSPEPTPTQVASTPPTQMPSPQPTSTPEHKEKRTDKNLLSPRKRPIAIMVENHPDARPQSGLINADVIYEAPAEFGIPRFMAIFVNKESKIVGPIRSARTYYVSWASEYNPVYVHAGGSPQGIRLIDQLGLQHIDALRYYAPQAFWRSTDRDAPHNLYGSTTEIRKLIAKDKNLQGKKGTWGPIHWSNNPTIGSESGKEVSVTYAEGYQASFKYDPQTGLYNRYMVGKPHLDRETKRQIAASAVIVQTVDMWQIKGDAYGRREVDLTNASGPILVFQNGKVLKGKWEKEDVDTITKYETNDGKPIELKPGQVWIEIVPKEGSKIDYR; encoded by the coding sequence ATGATGAAAACGCATAATCTGATTTATACTACGTTGGTCCTTTTGCTGATAGCATTTATCACTGCCTGTGGTAGTGGTTCCAGTGCTAATGAAAATTCGCCAACACCCACTACACCTGAAAGTAGTACCCTACAATCACCTTCTCCAGAGCCAACACCCACTCAGGTTGCGAGCACTCCTCCTACACAGATGCCGTCACCACAACCCACGTCTACTCCAGAGCATAAAGAAAAAAGAACTGATAAGAACCTGCTAAGCCCTAGGAAGAGACCCATCGCGATAATGGTTGAGAACCATCCGGACGCAAGGCCCCAGTCGGGGCTCATAAATGCAGATGTCATATATGAAGCCCCTGCAGAATTTGGTATACCCAGATTCATGGCCATCTTCGTAAACAAGGAATCCAAGATAGTAGGGCCGATAAGATCGGCACGCACCTATTATGTCTCCTGGGCATCTGAATATAACCCTGTCTACGTACATGCGGGCGGAAGCCCACAAGGCATTAGGCTAATAGACCAACTGGGACTACAGCATATAGATGCTCTCAGATACTATGCGCCCCAGGCATTCTGGAGAAGCACCGATAGAGATGCACCTCATAATCTGTATGGAAGTACTACAGAGATACGCAAGCTAATAGCCAAAGACAAAAACCTACAAGGCAAGAAGGGCACTTGGGGGCCAATCCACTGGTCAAACAATCCAACCATAGGCAGCGAGAGTGGTAAAGAAGTCTCAGTGACTTACGCTGAGGGATACCAGGCTTCGTTTAAATATGATCCACAGACCGGTCTATATAACCGTTACATGGTAGGGAAGCCACATCTAGATCGTGAGACCAAGAGACAGATAGCTGCATCTGCAGTTATCGTGCAGACGGTCGATATGTGGCAAATAAAGGGCGACGCCTATGGTAGAAGGGAAGTTGATCTCACTAACGCCTCGGGCCCAATACTAGTATTCCAGAATGGGAAAGTCCTCAAGGGCAAGTGGGAAAAAGAGGATGTAGATACGATTACTAAATATGAAACCAATGATGGTAAGCCTATAGAGCTCAAGCCAGGACAGGTCTGGATAGAGATAGTCCCCAAGGAAGGGAGCAAGATCGATTATAGGTAA
- a CDS encoding molybdenum cofactor biosynthesis protein MoaE, producing MIAVTQDPISIDELISSVSHPGAGAIVIFLGVVRDNNEGRKVRYLEYESYEPAAKASMQKICGFAKDKWPGVRISAVHRVGKLNIGDISVAVVASAPHRQEAFAAARFVIDSIKEESPIWKKEIFEGGEVWIGDPSPS from the coding sequence ATGATAGCAGTGACTCAAGATCCCATATCCATTGATGAGCTTATAAGCTCTGTATCTCACCCTGGTGCTGGGGCTATCGTTATTTTTCTGGGAGTGGTTAGAGATAATAACGAAGGGCGTAAGGTAAGGTATCTAGAGTATGAATCCTATGAACCTGCAGCAAAGGCAAGTATGCAGAAGATCTGTGGCTTTGCCAAGGATAAATGGCCGGGGGTGAGAATATCCGCCGTACATAGAGTTGGGAAATTGAACATAGGTGATATTAGTGTTGCGGTAGTGGCCAGTGCCCCACACAGGCAGGAAGCTTTTGCCGCTGCCAGGTTCGTTATCGACTCTATAAAAGAAGAGTCTCCTATCTGGAAGAAGGAGATCTTTGAGGGTGGCGAGGTCTGGATAGGCGATCCTTCTCCGTCTTAA
- a CDS encoding MoaD/ThiS family protein — protein MNIAGGSFEIKLLLFAQFREVIGQKELLYKVTIGSTPASVLRSLIGEYPDLARLESVTKFIVNEEFVPGDYKLSPGDTLAFIPPVAGGRDDSSDSRSHIH, from the coding sequence ATGAATATTGCAGGAGGCAGCTTTGAGATAAAGCTGCTTCTTTTTGCTCAGTTTCGTGAGGTGATTGGCCAAAAAGAGCTCCTTTATAAAGTGACAATTGGCTCTACTCCCGCTAGCGTGCTCCGGTCTCTTATAGGGGAGTATCCTGATTTGGCGAGGCTGGAATCTGTAACCAAGTTTATAGTTAACGAGGAGTTCGTGCCTGGAGATTATAAACTCTCCCCTGGCGATACTTTGGCTTTTATTCCACCAGTTGCTGGAGGCAGAGATGATAGCAGTGACTCAAGATCCCATATCCATTGA